A region of Acidisarcina sp. DNA encodes the following proteins:
- a CDS encoding acetyl-CoA C-acyltransferase translates to MADAVIVSTVRTAVGRSGKGALATTRPDDLGAVAIRGALENIPQLDAKELDDVILGCAMPEAEQGMNVARIASLRAGLPVDVSSMTVNRFCASGLQSIAIAAERIRGGGATVILAGGTESMSMVPMGGNKISANPWLVENYPDSYLSMGLTAERVAQKYHITRDQADEFSLGSHRKALDAIQSGRFAQEIVPVTVTNISPTQKATKPETKQTVFRTDEGPRADTSMEALAKLKPAFHANGVVTAGNSSQTSDGAAASVVMSADRAKQLGLRPIARFVAFATCGCLPEEMGLGPVHAVPKALKLAGLTLNDIDLIELNEAFATQALAVTQQLGADPAKVNVNGGAIALGHPLGCTGAKLTATLLHEMKRRGSHYGMVTMCVGGGMGAAGIFENLS, encoded by the coding sequence ATGGCAGATGCGGTAATTGTCAGCACCGTTCGCACCGCGGTTGGGCGCTCCGGCAAGGGAGCACTTGCTACGACGCGGCCGGACGATCTGGGAGCGGTTGCGATCCGTGGCGCGCTGGAGAATATCCCGCAGCTTGATGCGAAAGAGTTGGATGACGTGATTCTTGGCTGCGCCATGCCGGAGGCCGAGCAGGGAATGAACGTGGCCCGCATCGCGAGCCTGCGTGCAGGGCTGCCGGTCGATGTTTCTTCGATGACGGTGAATCGCTTCTGCGCGTCGGGCCTGCAATCGATTGCGATCGCCGCAGAGAGAATTCGCGGTGGCGGGGCGACGGTGATTCTTGCAGGCGGAACCGAGTCGATGAGCATGGTGCCGATGGGGGGCAACAAGATCAGCGCCAACCCCTGGCTGGTGGAGAACTACCCCGATTCGTATCTCAGCATGGGCCTGACCGCGGAGCGAGTGGCGCAGAAATATCACATCACCCGCGATCAGGCAGATGAATTTTCCCTAGGCAGTCACCGCAAGGCGCTCGACGCCATCCAATCTGGACGCTTTGCACAGGAGATTGTGCCTGTAACGGTGACAAATATCTCGCCAACCCAAAAGGCAACCAAGCCGGAGACGAAACAGACGGTCTTTCGCACCGATGAGGGCCCCCGCGCAGACACTTCAATGGAAGCCCTGGCAAAGTTGAAGCCCGCATTCCACGCCAATGGAGTGGTAACGGCGGGCAATTCCTCGCAGACCTCCGATGGAGCCGCTGCCTCCGTAGTGATGTCTGCGGATCGGGCGAAGCAGTTGGGGCTGCGGCCCATAGCTCGTTTTGTAGCCTTCGCAACCTGCGGCTGCCTGCCGGAGGAGATGGGGTTGGGGCCGGTTCATGCTGTTCCCAAGGCGCTGAAGCTCGCAGGGTTAACGCTCAACGATATCGACCTGATCGAATTGAACGAAGCCTTCGCCACCCAGGCTCTGGCTGTGACGCAACAACTGGGCGCCGATCCTGCGAAGGTCAACGTAAATGGAGGAGCAATCGCTCTGGGCCATCCTTTGGGCTGCACCGGAGC
- a CDS encoding 3-hydroxyacyl-CoA dehydrogenase NAD-binding domain-containing protein: protein MSSMVSGDVQPVSRELSAELSAKLPAKLPLIRRAAVLGAGTMGSRIAAHLANAGVPVLLLDIVPAGEQANRSRIAVQAIEALLKAKPAAFYEASLAQLVTPGNFEDDLPQLAGCDWVIEAVTEDLTIKQSLLGKILPHLAPLAILTTNTSGLPIASIAAGLPEEFRNRGYHRRWFGTHFFNPPRYMRLVEIIPTPESDPEVVADIARFVDQRLGKTVVYSHDTPNFVANRIGVFTLFTSIRLMMQQGLSIEEVDALTGSAIGWPRTGTFRLADMVGIDVLAHVAANFARSGGSDGSSADLPAFLKTMLERHWLGDKAGQGFYKKEKDAEGKELRLALDVNTVEYRPLAKAKLAALDMAKNAESLGARLKMLLAAEPRKDKAAAFLWPLLARLWNYAADRVPEIADDIPSIDRAMHAGFNWELGPFEMWDAAGVAETVEHMRAMNEPICPNVEKLLAAGHSSWYKDDASQASGRVCFNPVSGEYEPVILPEGIATVAMFRKAHGVVRKNAGASLVDLGDGIGCIELHSLKNAIGDDIVHLVTQVLHRDSEPVQQFRGFVISGDAENFSVGANLMQLLLAAQEGEWEDLDLAVRAFQRMTASIKFCPRPVVVAPFGLCLGGGTEIALHAARRQPHAELYMGLVEAGVGLVPGGGGTKEMALRAIDAAAAIAKPAPNDPPAKFAMSGEMLDALKKSLEIVAMAKVSTSALEARTLGLLAPCDRITLHRNRILLDAKQTALTLAEAGYSAPVERARIPVAGEAVLPTLKLGIHMMRQAEYISDHDLKVASKVAHILCGGTLTPGSLVSEQYFLDLEREAFLSLCGERKTQERIAFTLKTGKPLRN, encoded by the coding sequence ATGAGCAGCATGGTTTCAGGAGATGTCCAGCCGGTTTCACGCGAGCTGTCAGCGGAGCTCTCCGCGAAACTACCCGCGAAACTACCGTTGATCCGCCGCGCTGCAGTTCTGGGAGCTGGAACCATGGGCTCCCGCATCGCAGCGCATCTGGCGAACGCGGGGGTTCCCGTTTTGTTGCTCGATATCGTTCCTGCAGGCGAACAGGCGAATCGAAGCCGGATCGCGGTGCAGGCCATCGAAGCGCTGTTGAAGGCCAAGCCTGCTGCGTTCTATGAGGCTTCGCTGGCGCAGCTTGTGACTCCGGGCAACTTTGAAGATGATTTGCCGCAACTCGCCGGATGTGACTGGGTGATTGAGGCAGTGACAGAAGATCTCACCATCAAGCAGAGTCTGCTGGGGAAGATATTGCCTCATCTGGCGCCGCTGGCCATCCTGACGACGAATACCAGCGGGTTGCCCATCGCCTCCATCGCCGCCGGTTTGCCCGAGGAGTTTCGCAATCGCGGGTATCACCGGCGCTGGTTCGGGACACACTTCTTCAACCCTCCGCGTTATATGCGGCTGGTGGAGATCATTCCTACGCCGGAGTCCGACCCGGAGGTAGTCGCGGACATTGCGAGGTTCGTGGATCAGCGGCTGGGCAAGACAGTTGTTTATTCCCATGACACGCCGAACTTCGTGGCGAATCGTATCGGAGTCTTCACGCTGTTTACGTCGATTCGCCTGATGATGCAGCAGGGACTCTCCATTGAAGAGGTAGATGCGCTGACGGGTTCGGCCATCGGGTGGCCGCGCACGGGAACCTTTCGCCTTGCGGACATGGTCGGCATCGACGTGCTTGCCCACGTTGCCGCTAACTTTGCGCGTTCGGGTGGCAGCGATGGCAGCTCGGCGGATCTGCCTGCCTTTCTCAAGACGATGCTGGAGCGGCACTGGCTGGGCGACAAGGCCGGGCAAGGATTCTACAAAAAAGAAAAAGATGCGGAGGGCAAGGAGTTGCGCCTCGCCCTCGATGTGAACACGGTGGAATACCGCCCGCTGGCAAAGGCGAAGCTTGCCGCCCTGGACATGGCGAAGAACGCTGAATCCCTGGGGGCACGGCTCAAGATGCTGCTCGCGGCGGAGCCCCGAAAGGACAAGGCCGCAGCCTTCCTGTGGCCCTTGCTGGCTCGCCTGTGGAACTATGCCGCCGACCGCGTACCCGAGATAGCCGACGACATTCCTTCGATAGATCGCGCCATGCACGCTGGATTTAATTGGGAGCTGGGTCCCTTTGAAATGTGGGATGCGGCTGGCGTAGCAGAGACGGTGGAGCACATGCGGGCCATGAACGAGCCCATCTGTCCCAATGTCGAGAAGCTGCTCGCTGCGGGACATTCTTCCTGGTACAAGGACGACGCCAGCCAGGCTTCCGGCCGCGTTTGCTTCAACCCTGTGTCAGGGGAATATGAGCCCGTCATTCTGCCCGAAGGGATTGCCACTGTCGCCATGTTTCGCAAGGCACACGGCGTTGTGCGCAAGAATGCCGGAGCATCGCTGGTGGATCTTGGAGATGGCATCGGCTGCATCGAGCTGCACTCGCTCAAGAATGCAATCGGCGATGACATTGTGCATCTCGTCACCCAGGTTCTCCATCGCGACAGCGAACCGGTGCAGCAGTTTCGCGGATTCGTGATCTCGGGGGATGCGGAAAACTTCTCAGTGGGCGCAAACCTGATGCAACTGCTTCTCGCCGCACAGGAGGGGGAGTGGGAGGATCTCGATCTGGCGGTGCGGGCCTTTCAGCGAATGACCGCATCGATCAAATTCTGCCCGCGTCCGGTGGTGGTTGCGCCCTTTGGGCTCTGCCTCGGCGGTGGAACGGAGATCGCGTTGCACGCCGCGCGTCGTCAGCCCCATGCCGAGTTGTATATGGGGCTGGTGGAGGCTGGCGTCGGCCTGGTTCCTGGTGGAGGCGGCACCAAGGAGATGGCTCTGCGCGCGATCGATGCAGCCGCAGCTATCGCGAAGCCTGCGCCGAATGATCCTCCGGCAAAGTTCGCCATGTCCGGCGAGATGCTGGATGCGCTCAAGAAATCTCTGGAAATAGTGGCGATGGCTAAGGTGTCCACCTCCGCGCTGGAGGCGCGTACGCTCGGTCTTCTGGCGCCGTGCGACCGGATAACGCTGCACCGCAACCGCATCCTGCTCGATGCGAAACAGACCGCTCTTACGTTGGCGGAGGCGGGCTATTCCGCACCCGTCGAACGTGCCAGGATTCCGGTGGCAGGAGAGGCTGTGTTGCCGACGCTCAAGCTGGGAATTCATATGATGCGGCAAGCGGAGTACATCAGTGATCACGACTTGAAGGTGGCGAGCAAAGTGGCGCACATTCTCTGTGGGGGAACTCTCACACCCGGCAGCCTGGTCAGCGAGCAATATTTTCTGGATCTCGAACGCGAAGCCTTCCTCTCGCTCTGCGGCGAGCGCAAAACGCAGGAGCGCATCGCGTTCACGCTCAAGACCGGCAAGCCATTAAGGAACTAA